A single genomic interval of Chryseobacterium paludis harbors:
- a CDS encoding cold-shock protein has translation MQQGTVKFFNDAKGFGFITPSNGGQDVFVHTSGLVDNIRENDVVTFDVQNGAKGVNAINVKLV, from the coding sequence ATGCAACAAGGAACAGTAAAATTCTTTAACGATGCCAAAGGATTTGGTTTTATTACTCCATCAAATGGTGGTCAAGACGTTTTCGTACACACTTCAGGATTAGTAGATAACATTCGTGAAAACGATGTTGTAACATTCGATGTACAAAACGGTGCGAAAGGCGTTAACGCAATCAATGTTAAATTGGTTTAA
- a CDS encoding GLPGLI family protein, whose amino-acid sequence MRKFILIIYILSFNLSFSQTHRFIYELKYKSDSLENIYSTEEMVLDINPTDVKFYEYGFIENDSLMKLPEHQYAQHTSQTGLTISRKKDSNKNINYAQIRMMPFYYSFETIDEMKWDIQKDTKIIDKYKLQKATTNFGGRHWTAWFAIELPISEGPYKFRNLPGLILFLEDSKQNYLFSFVRNKNFPKTYDTKEFLETHYGMNPIKLNQKNWIKLNLEFYNDPYARMRTEFQPSWNVQINGRKIKAKEEFNELTKSTQNDIRKYYNPIELDKAIPYPDK is encoded by the coding sequence ATGAGAAAATTTATATTAATTATTTACATTTTGTCATTCAATTTGTCATTTTCGCAAACTCATCGTTTTATCTATGAACTCAAATATAAAAGTGATTCTTTAGAAAATATTTATTCTACAGAGGAAATGGTCTTGGATATTAACCCGACAGACGTAAAATTTTATGAATATGGTTTTATCGAGAACGATTCTCTGATGAAATTACCAGAACACCAATACGCCCAACACACGAGTCAAACAGGACTAACAATTTCAAGAAAAAAAGATTCTAATAAAAATATTAATTACGCTCAAATCAGGATGATGCCTTTTTATTACTCATTTGAAACAATTGATGAGATGAAATGGGACATACAAAAAGACACAAAAATTATTGACAAATATAAACTGCAAAAAGCAACGACCAATTTTGGAGGACGACATTGGACTGCGTGGTTTGCAATTGAACTTCCAATTTCAGAAGGCCCTTACAAATTCAGAAACCTTCCAGGACTTATTCTGTTTTTAGAAGATTCCAAACAAAATTATTTGTTCAGTTTTGTTCGAAACAAAAATTTCCCCAAAACATATGATACTAAAGAATTTTTAGAAACCCACTATGGAATGAATCCAATAAAACTTAATCAAAAAAATTGGATTAAATTAAACCTGGAATTTTATAATGACCCTTACGCCAGGATGAGAACGGAATTTCAGCCAAGTTGGAATGTCCAAATTAATGGTAGGAAAATCAAAGCAAAAGAAGAATTCAACGAGTTAACAAAATCAACTCAAAACGATATTCGAAAATATTACAATCCCATTGAATTAGATAAAGCTATTCCATATCCCGATAAATAA